ATTGCTTCTTCTGGTCCTGCTTTTTATCAGAATCTGCTGTCTTTCGCTTGTCCTTCCTCTCCTCTTTTCAAGGCAGTCATCCGGGCTTTCAAGATAGTTGCATAACTCGACTGGAAACGTTGTGATCTTTGGACGACCTGTCATTCAAATCAAGTGTCTTTCAGAAAATAAGTCCCTGGCAATAATCATAGatttaacacaaaataaaaaaccaattATCGTCAATGTTTAAGCAACTATCAACTATCTATCTTCCAGGCATCATATGGATGAAAATTGGCTGTgcattacatatatataaattaaaaaatggcCAAACAAAcctactttatttcttgattcaaCTGGAGCTCAAAGAGGTGAAATAGGGTCCAAAAAGATAACTGAGAGATCTGGAAAAAACAGGCCCAGTTACGCCTACTCCTAATCCTAAATGAAGTCTGGTGTGGCTTAGTCAATGCCTAAGTGCCTGGTGCTCAACATCAGCTCAAGGCAATGCATTTTCACCATTCTTAGTTcttacactaaaaaaacagGGGCACCTTTCTTAAACCGATTCCCTTTTAGGAAGAAAGACTGGTGTTTACTTTTTAAGGCCATTTTTCAACTGGATATAACATGATAATTAAGGTGAAGAgtcagtgttttaaaaaattcccCCCCAAGTCAAAAaggggattttttttttgaaataatttattcaactcctcatataatatatgaaattttcccttttcaacACTAACTAGCATGCTGTCATATGGAACTAAAATAAGATCAGCGAGCTCAAAAGGGCCTCCCTatgatagtaattttttttgagacccagctaaaaacaaaaaaggttatttttaaaagaatagcAGAGGTCCAAATTGCACTTAGTCTGTAAATGCATATATGTCATAgcagaattttttaaaaaaaagataggGAAGGGGAATTGGCACATCAAGAACCCAAACATCACtgacaaatataattaaattttcctGACCACGTATTTCACCCaacatcattttttaatatgtttttacTGTTTCTGAACACTGCATATTCCCAAATTCATAGTTCgggtatttttttattaaatattggagataaatataaaaggaaaaagggaAAGTTCGTTTTTAAATACCATTTTTGggaaatagtttttttttccatctgTAGCTCAATTGGGCacttaaattcaattttttcccccaGTTTGTCTTCTCTTGTTCCTTTTAAACCCTTTGGGAAATTTTCCAGGAAGCGGGAGATAgtcaaaagggaaaaaacaaaTCCTCAATTTCCAACAGCCCAGCAGTTAAAATCTATCTACGCCCCTATTGGGGAAAGGGATAAAGAGGTAAAAACGGAAAAAGTGTGCACTTAAAGATGAAAACTCACAGTGCTTCAAAGTAACCCACACAGACCCTTTTTTTTGTAATCCGCTCAAACATATTGGTAAGTTCATTGAGGGAAGGGGTCCCGGCTGTAAGCAaatttgcaaaagaaaatgaaagattaGCTACTTTTTGTCAACAAGCTAATTCAATTTGCACCTTAATTGATCTAGGTAAaggggaaaaggaaaaggaaagcCCCATTAGTCTATACATTCAATAGAATACTTTGCATATAGCCCATCCAGGAAAGCTTTAATGGGTTATGGTAAGCTAAAAAATCTATTAGTAAATGACTCTCCAATGTGCCATACTACCATCCCTGCCCCACCACACTCCCCCCAAACCCCAAGCAAGGCACATTTTTTTTGACCTTGGGGAAGGAAAAATTTGGTTCCATTTTCCcttctattttaattctttcaaTATGAAAAACGTGTTTGTTTTCCCATTGAAAGGGTGGTACTAAGTTTTTTCCAGAACACTAAGAAatctttacaatatttaagtattcatattttcatccaACTGTACCCCCTgtaaaacaaaccaaaaatttaGTAAACAGATCATCAATACAATCCTATCTATCCTAGTATCCAAAATATATCCCACAGGTGTTGATAGTTTAAAACCCGGGGGAAAATATTACCTCTTCCCCCTTCAACTTTTATAGTCGTCAAGGGAAAACCCGCATCatacatagtagtatattgCTCACTTTGAGCTACATATTGTAACAGCTCTTGTATGCATGTTACtataaaatgaagaaactttGTCAAACCCAATAGCAATGCCCTAAAGCATGTTAAAAGCAAATCATCACAATGCTACATCAAACTAGGtcatataaatcaaattttctaTCCGAACTGCAATTGAAcatcaatttgaaattttactaAGTTCAATACATCCCAAATTTCTATTCCCTCACAACCCACCCTCCCCCCCcgcaaatcaaaataaaaatcaaaacaaattaaacctAAAGATCGTTCAATAGCATTGCTTAACATGCATCTATCAATTAATAAGATTCAGACAATTTGCAGATCAGTAAAAGAAAAGCAGAAGTAACAAAcacaaatacaataaaaaacaaagattaaTAATTGAATCAGGTTGAAATCAAGAGCCCCGACCTAGTATGATAACGCTCGGTCAGAGAGATATTCCCACAAGAATACAAGCATTTGATAGTGATACAGTTGAAAATTACCATGCTGTTTTCCCGGGAACGGAAGGCGGAGATAACTTGGTCTGAAATGTGAGGTTTTTTTCTCCGCGTGCTCTGTTGCGACTGAGAATGAGAATTTAGCTCCATTAGTTGACCCAATTCAAGTCGGACTATCCGCTTTTCCCAATCCAGATCCGTTTCCGAATTTTATAAAGGTGAGTTTTCACAactccaattttttatttattcttataaatttgtgttatGGAATATGACGggttttttcttaatataaatactactcctactaaaaATGACTGATTTTTTACTGGtttgaatttcacaacccatatctatacaatataaGAGCTTTGGGTGAATTGACGCGATCATAGGGGCggacaaaataaatattatttataaagtaTTATTTACAGAAgctattatataataatttgtcttaaaatttaataattttataaaaaaaatagaaaaatatttaaaaaataatttcaatggGGTGTTTTAGTTTAGCCCCTTAAAATGATCCGCCCATGgaaaaccaaattaaattcatgtacaattttaattattatagggggaaaatttgtgtaataaaataagcaattaccatttttcatttgatatatttatatttattaaaattaattaaaatataattattattataaaataaaaggacatagttcaatcataatttttctatatCAACAATTTAACAATTGGGTgcaaattaaaactttttattagcatatCCTAATCCGagattttgatattaattgatattaaaattaaaaatttcattgaGGACTTTTGAATcctatatatttcattttgtccATAAAAagtaactatttttattattttgatcgccaataaaattagaccaatttaaataaaattaaacaacataggttaattatacatatcattttatttacaccTTAATTATGTCACtagaataaaaacaaacatgaCTAAACACTAGTACTAATAATGTGAGACTATGCAATCCACTTaactctattttcatttttatttttttttttctattttattacttgtacattaaaatttgtgtcatttaaaattaatttatttttatttttatttttgaccAAACGAGTTTTATCAAATGGGcctatttgaattattattagaGGGTTTGAGCAACGCAACCTATTTCAATCCAAGACTGAGTCCCATGACAAACTTATAATTAGTACTACAAGTTTTAGTATGAATTATTACActgcaaataaataaaaaatgattaaagtatttttaagagataattatatttgtagTTCCCAAACTttgttataataatatttgattcaattctaaaattatcataacacatcttgaattttgaggtaatattgttgaaataattttttaactttttagaCAAAAATACTCTTCGTTCTTTAAAGgataattttctcatttttttacttttaccaaaGAAAGACTAGATTCATTTTAACACACACATCGGTGTGTAACCACCTCTAAAACATGCTCAgcgtatatatagagaaagAGCATTGCACTCCATTGGTATTGTTGGCCGGAGACGAGAGTTTGTCCAAAGAGCTGCGGTGAGACTCGATTCGGTGACTAACTCCCATGACTGCGTTGCGACTTGCGACCGCCACTATGTATATTGTATGCTCGACGAACTTTAATAAAGACTTTTATCTATTCAAACAACTTTATTCTCGACAACCAAGTCGCGAATAGATTACTTAATATGATCGTAGCTTGCAATTTGCATATTCGATTTGTgcaaactaaaaatatgatcaaacTAAGAATAATTAAGCAACTGTGACCATAAACTTGTctaacaacaacaacaacaccaccaccaccaccgatCCTAttgggtttggtgccccttgcttAGGGGAAGTCATGCGTAAACAAATAAGTCATATATACGAATTTATTTGACTCgattatggaattaattaatcacgtgttaaacaatcaattgAATACAAGAACGCACATCTTTGAGAATATGATTAGAATTATCGATTTGATTCTCTAAAAATCATTGATTATTTGCGCCTTTCCCACGTGATGTTCTTTGACTCAACCACGAGCTCTCTAATTTGTTTTCCCGAACTCATATTATGATATTTGGGTGGACAAAACTTGTCTAGAAAAGGACCATAACTGAAAAAATCGTTCAATCTAAGAAAGGAACGATTTTTTGATTGAATTAACTAATTTATCTTATGCCTAATCTcctttatatataattatgatgaGTCATATTAGGTTTCTACTTACTGTATCAGAATACATTTTGGGAAGCCGAGAGAGTATGTTTTAACAtggtatttttaaatttatgttatattgttattgtatttttcttgCTAAAAAATTTGAGACTGTGACTGACTAGGGAGTAGTACTGAAAGGGTGTCGATACTGATATATCAGATGtaaaacgttgtatcgtgtattgacgaaaatatcgatatgaaagaatttcatatcgttatcgtatcgaaagtttcgatatatcgaaatataaaaaatttcatatcgctatcgtatcgatatttcgatatatcgtcaATACGTATATCgttatcgatatatatcgaaaatttcgatatatatcgataatttatcgatatatatcgaaaatatcgatataaaacgatatatcgcgatataaggaattcatatcgttatcgtatcgaaaactacgatgatatcgtatcgtatcgaaaattacgatatatcaaaaattcgataatttttcgatatttttcaatacgatacgagatatatcatttttctgGATTTTTCCCCACCCTAGTAGTGAATTACTGATGCTGTGAATTGTAGGAGAACGAATTTatctaaatttcaattttaataaattgttttacaCTCTGAGAACTGTTACGAATTTATCCAATATATCTCTTCCATTTCCCAGTCAGAAATATATGGCAACCACGACAATGGCTTCATCATTTCAGGTACAAATTTAGTTCCTTCTATACTTAATTGTTCCGttaatcatcattttattcCGCATCAGCATTTGTAATGAATTTATGTGGACGAGAAGAACTACCTCTGTAGAGCCGTACCTTTTCCGAGTTTGGAACAGATTGGGCGCACAAAgttctgatttttttaaattttttttatttttggaattttctcATTGATTGGTGAAACTGTAGTAATGAACACGAATAAGGCTTTAATTGTTAGTATTTATCTACGAGGAATGAGTAATGAATTAGGCAGCCGTTCTTCTATGCTAGCTCTCTGTGTTTGTGGCCTTGTGGGGTTAGGGTTGAGTGCTTGGTTACTAACTATTTCTATTGTCTGCAGCATGTTACTCTCGGTTGCAGCAATGCCAAGGCAGATGCTGCTCCTTTGCTTCATGTCCAGTATTTGTCTCGAACAAACTTTGGACTCTCAAGGTAAACAAcataagtaaaagaaaaacgaagaagaagaagaagaaaacgaaAGAATTTAATGTCATTTTCAAGAAAACTGATTTCAGATAATTCTTTATCAGATATTTGTAATGTTGttctgtgttgatatttcgATTTGCTTTGTGAAATGTCTGCTGGTAGAGGAAGTTGTTGCATAGTTACAAGGCTTGTCAACATATGTATGACTGTTAGTATTTGTTAGTGCCTAGGATGCTTTGATGATGTGCTTGTTATTTTTGATTAATGTGTTACTTCAATTTGTTGTGATTTATTAGATGTTGAAGCTTAATACAATATCATTAGAAGCATAACCTACCAAATATGTAATAGGTCTCTTTGATCCTTCAGGACAAACTTGTCATGGCCAGATCAAAGGCTTTACCTAGTTTAAACACTTAAGCTTTCACATTTTCACTCTCAGTTTGTTGTGTTAGTTGGAGTTTCTGTTGTAGcattatcatttatttactCACGAAATTTCAGGTCGCTGATTTACTGTGGCTCCTCAAGGATGGGCAAGAGACTTCCACTGAAGCCAATATCTGCTGTGGGTTCAGGTAATATAAACAACGTATGTTAAACTGAAAGgccttttatttatatacatatttttttgtcatagaGTAAATTCTTATGTATTAATACAGGTTTAGAGGCAACAATAACAGATCCAGACAAGAATCAAATTAGCATTAAAAATGTTGAGATAGTAGTGGAGTCTAAGAATGATGATAAGATGCAAGTGAGTTCCGCTATAATCAGAGCTTTGTGACTGTTTTAAGACACGTTCATATTAGGAACTTCCACTACAGTTAGAgcttttcatttgatttagCTTGTGtatcaatatcaattattAGTGGGATTAAAGTTCCATTTTCTCTGAGTCAGGTAAGGGTCGATTTGCCTGGGAAAGAAACACAGAtagtttttgagaaaattctCAGAAACTTAGCTCGTACAGCTCCACCGGTTCCTGGATTCCGCAGAGAAAAAGGAGGTAAACTGATTGCTTTGTATGTTTTAGTAAGGAAACCCTTTGTCAAGAgaagaattttctttttcttaatgtCAATGCTGCGAAAGGACAAACTGATCacatttttgtgattttcctaaaataacaTACTTCCTTACTGCTTTGCTTGAACTGCTGCCACTATGATCTCTTTCTTCTAGTTTGCTTcatcttttcatttcaaaattttcttatttaatttcaaagaaagaaaatgagtatTTTAATGTACTTTCATGTGTAACATCACTATGTTTTATATCAACTGTACAAGCATGACTAAGTTCTTTTTGGACTTGATACCTCATGTGCTGAAATAAACCCACTTTCACTTGGATGGGTTAGTATATAGTAAAATGGTACTACTTTCATGTGATTTAATTACTTGATTTGTGCCTTGCCACTCTCATAATGAAAAATTTACCAGTCCTTTTTTGGCTAACTTGTGTTTTCATGTGATTGCTGGATACTGCAGGGAAGACATCTAAAGTAAGTTTTCAGTTTCTTTTGACCAACATCTTCCACCGTGTTTTTCGACTGTTTCTCTGAGTGTGTGGACCTCAACTGTTGCATGTTATTCATCATCGCGTCAATCAACTGaatattttttgattaattatgacATGCTATTTCCAATAAAATtgtagtaatttgtaatatgAGAAGAGTTATGATCAACGGGGTCTTGGTTAAAAGGTAGAATGAGAAAATGTGATTATCATGCAGGTCCCAAAGGACTTCCTCCTGCAAATCATTGGTGAAGATCGAGTTACAAAGTTCACTATCCAAGAGATTGTGAGCACAACATTGGCTGATTATGTGAAGAAGGCAAGTACAATTTTATAGCGTAGATTTCTTGGTATGGTTCCAATAGATACCTCATCAGGAAATTGTTCAACTGCAGGAAAATCTGACTGTTAAGGAGAACAAGATCAACACAACTCATAGCAGCTCCAGTTTTGCCactttataaattactaatatttttttataaaagaaatctACCAAGAAAATCAATACATATAAATGTGGTATCGCTATGTGTGCTTTTAGAGTGGGATACAGAGCTCAAGTGGTATTTCATAGTCCTTGTTGCGGATATATTTTGAAAGATGCTCCACTATATACTTTAGAAGATATCACATGGTATTGGGGATGAAAGAAACCCGACACATTAGTTTgggaacaaaatttgattggaATGCAAGACAATAATGGACAAATGAGAGGTTATGCTGTTGTGTATGAGAGGTTTGTGCATCAACGATGACAAATGAGAGATCAGAATGTGGTATAATGGACCATGATTACAAGGCGTATGCTTGTTTATGTGGGCTTGATCCCCTGTTGTGGAAGGGATATGCTTGTTTATGTGGGcttggatcccctgctgtggaAGGGATGTTGTTTCtcatattccaattttttaaaatttttattttttttgaagtgttatattttaagtttaaaaaattgggaTGTGAACAAACATATCATCTTGGATTCCTCACGCAGGGGATCCAAGCCCATGTCTAGTACCCCCAAATCCCATATTTCTAACGTGCCGCAACACAATAGGGTGAATAATGGCCATGGTCCATATATTTTTCCCTCTTAATTGCAGCAATTTAACTTATATCACGTTGGTATCTCAACCCACAACTTTTGTAAATGTAGAACCGAGGGATCCTCTGGACCATCCAATTGTTTTGCTCCATTGAATGATTTCTACGCAGTAACTACAATAACAAACACTGTATATTCTATATATGCTAcatgaaaacaacaaaatctaTGGACaaataacattttaataatcataataGGCACCAATAAACGCAAAAATAGCACATACGGAAAGGGAAAGAGTTTGCCAACATAGGCACGTCACAAAATACTGTGGTTCGAATTGTCGATGCAACAAACGCTTGATATGTCCACTTTGGCATGCGACACGATTTGTTCTTGGGCACTCCCACCTTTCGAAGGttgatgaaattatatacatCTTCCAATTTCCCTATACTCTGGATGTGAGATGAGTTTGTAAAtgacatatattaatatactgATATTGTATTAATctacaaaattatactaattttttttaatatgaattcgagatttttattttaactgaATTTGCATGTCTGAGTGCTAAACCCTGCG
This Salvia hispanica cultivar TCC Black 2014 unplaced genomic scaffold, UniMelb_Shisp_WGS_1.0 HiC_scaffold_655, whole genome shotgun sequence DNA region includes the following protein-coding sequences:
- the LOC125199740 gene encoding uncharacterized protein LOC125199740, whose translation is MATTTMASSFQHVTLGCSNAKADAAPLLHVQYLSRTNFGLSRSLIYCGSSRMGKRLPLKPISAVGSGLEATITDPDKNQISIKNVEIVVESKNDDKMQVRVDLPGKETQIVFEKILRNLARTAPPVPGFRREKGGKTSKVPKDFLLQIIGEDRVTKFTIQEIVSTTLADYVKKENLTVKENKINTTHSSSSFATL